In Papaver somniferum cultivar HN1 chromosome 1, ASM357369v1, whole genome shotgun sequence, a genomic segment contains:
- the LOC113330857 gene encoding uncharacterized protein LOC113330857: MVNWMLIIPCTIDSTTSENRNLRFTCYETDNNVKDTCEYDGFIVVFDRTKLSSYKYAKNICHQLAARLVGYKPVVLVANKINRFQESRKAYEIAADQEFGHPSCFISAMNNTNVEKPFLSLARLLTNVPRLIFLHDMPIAGKVPGGNIEDPPIPVDIPIAPSLSTVLMLGSSAYDQVPAQPSQQIQTTLKVLGDTPDAPLPSTVRHLDRTPEVSSRQSRKSTLRINGVDCASVSEILEDQRSKCCYC; this comes from the exons ATGGTCAACTGGATGCTAATAATTCCGTGCACTATCGATTCCACAACCAGTGAAAATCGAAATCTTAGATTCACATGCTACGAAACAGACAACAATGTTAAAGACACTTG TGAATATGATGGGTTTATTGTTGTTTTCGATCGAACTAAACTGTCATCCTACAAGTATGCCAAAAATATTTGCCACCAGCTTGCAGCTAG GCTGGTAGGATATAAACCAGTTGTTTTGGTGGCCAATAAAATCAATCGCTTTCAAGAGAGCAGGAAGGCATATGAAATCGCTGCTGATCAAGAATTCGGCCACCCATCGTGTTTTATATCAGCAATGAATAATACTAATGTTGAGAAGCCGTTTCTTTCTCTTGCAAGATTGCTAACTAA TGTACCTAGGTTAATTTTTCTACATGACATGCCCATTGCTGGTAAGGTTCCTGGTGGAAACATTGAAGACCCACCCATTCCTGTTGATATTCCTATCGCCCCATCATTGTCGACTGTG CTCATGTTAGGTTCATCTGCATATGATCAAGTCCCTGCACAACCATCTCAACAGATTCAGACCACCTTGAAAGTTCTTGGTGATACTCCTGATGCCCCATTACCATCGACTGTCCGGCACTTG GATCGAACCCCTGAAGTATCATCCCGACAGTCTCGAAAAAGCACCTTGAGGATCAATGGCGTAGATTGTGCATCTGTATCAGAAATTTTAGAAGATCAGCGCTCAAAGTGCTGTTACTGTTAG